The genomic stretch AACTCGTCGGCAGCGACAGCGTGGCCGCGGCAAGCGAGATCGTAAATGTCGCCATTGACGCGCTCGAAGCGGCGGGCGTGGCGAACATTTCGCTCGATTTCACCTTGCCCGACTTGGTCGATACGCTGGCCGAGAAGGCTCTGCCGCTCGATGCCGGGCGGCGCGAGGCGGTCCGCCGCGAACTCGACACCAAGGACGCTGGCGGGCTGTCGGCAGTCGGCGGCGAAGCTTACCTGCCGCTCCTTTACGCAACCGGCCCTTTGCCCGACGCCATCGAAAAGCTGGCGGTCATCGACGCGGGCGGGGTTCTCGCCAGTCGCATTGCGGGCCTGCGCAAAATCGCCGCCTCGGTCGGCGACCGCGCCCGCCTGACGCTAGACCCGACCGAACGCCACGGCTTCGAATACCAGAGCTGGTTCGGCTTCACGCTCTACGGCGAAGGCGCGCGCGGCGCGCTGGGGCGGGGCGGTACCTATGTGATCAAAGGCAGCGATGAAGAGGCGACAGGCTTCTCGCTCTATATCGATCCCCTACTCGATGCACTTGGCGACCAAACGCCCGTCCCCCGCAAGACGCTGTTCCTGCCCCTCGGCCACGACCGCAACGTCGCCGCTCGCCTGCGCGCGATCGGCTGGCGCACTGTGGCCGCGCTTACGGGTGGGGAAGATGCTGCGGCGCTAGGGTGCACGCACCGGCTCGATGGGACGGAAGCCGTCGCCCTCTAAGGTCTTCCACCCCGGTACGACTGGACTAGCAAGTTCGCTCTAGCCTCATACGCCTAGGGCGGATGTCCTTCGCGCATGGGACCTATACCGGACCCGGCAGGCGTCGAATAACCCCTCCATGTCGCCCGGTCGGGGGAGGCTTTAAACCAAGCCAATGGAGGAACTGATGATTGCTGAATTGAATTTCGACGAAATGCTTTGTATCGCTGGCGGTAACGATCCGACTTGCCCTGACGGCACCAAGCTCAGCACCTTCAGCCGCACCGAAAATTCCGATGGCTCTTGGACGCAGTCCTACACGTGCACCGCGACGAGCACGACTCAGACTGTAGCTGAAGGCGCGAGCATCTTCAGCGATATTGCCGATGGAGCGCGCGATCTTCTGGAGGCAGGCAAGGACTTGATCGGGCTTTGATGACAAGCTTTTAGACGCGAGGTCGGGCAACCGCCCGGCCTCGCCAACTGTCCGGAAGCGGTGACGATGCCTGATCGACGAGTCAAACCGTGGTTTCATTGAAGTATAAATCCAAACGTCTTTGGGCACCCATGCAGCTTGGCACCCATGACATTGCCGCGCTCATCGATACCGGCGCAACTGCATCCCTTGTCCCGAAAAGATTCGTGGTCCGTGAGGCCATCGTCGATGAGTGGCACATCGTATCTCCGTTGGGATCGCGGATAGAACCTGTGATTAGGCCATCCATCATGTTCGTGAACGGCGTCAGTGTTATCAAGCCGAAAATTGCAGCGGCTCGGACGCGGTTTCCCATTATCGGCACAGATATCTTATTTGCTGCCGAGAGGCTTACTCTGGGTATGGCCGGTATGCGCTTTGGTAGCAGACCAGACCTCGAACGTGCAGTCGCTACCGTCGCTTGCAGCGCGGAAACAGTACGCCGATCTGGAAATACAGCTATAAGCCGAGTGACCGCGACGCTTGAGATCGATGGGCAAGAGCATCAGGTTTTCATCGACACTGGTCGTAAAGCAACGCTGTCTGCCACGGCAGCAGCTCCTTTGCCGAAAAAGTCAAGTCGAAGAAGTTTCGATATTCGCTTCAATACGCTGGGCCAATTCAGGCCATCGAGGCTATATCGGCGGGAGGCTGTGATCGCAGTGGGCCAAAGAAACTTTACTATTCGATACGAGCATTATCCGAAGGACCATTCCTGCGAAGAACCCTTCATTCTGGGCGGTGGCATTCTGGAAATGTTCGATCTCTACATCGCACCAAAGGATGGCATCATGTGCTTTTTCGAGCCTGGCGACGCATTCGCGAACTGAGCGCTTTGCGTTGTGCGGGGAACTCCCACTTCGGATGCTTTTCCATAATCGCGGCGAATAGCCCGGAGGACACGAGCACCTCCAGCCACGCTTGCAGGTTCGGCATCCCATCGCCCTCAAACCGTTCGCGGTCGTGATTGGCAAATTGGCGCACGAAGGGGAATATCGCGATGTCGGCGAAGCCGCGGTCATCGCCGCATAGATAGGGTGACACAGCGAGGCGACGGTCGAGTTCGGCGAGGATTTCGACCGCGGAGGCGCGGTGCTGTTCGGGGTCGACGTCCTCGTAGCGGGTCGCGTATTTGTAGCGGTCGAGGTGGTGCTTGAAGGGGCCGTCATTGGCAGCGAGTAGCGCCTGATCGTCACGGCCCAGCCAGCCCTCCGGATCGTTCTGGGATAGTGAATGGCGCATGATGTCGAGGCTTTCTTCCAGCACCTCGCCCTCGTCAGTCACGAAAACCGGCACCGTTCCCTTGGGCGACACCTCCAGCATCGCGGCGGGCTTTTCGCGGAGCACGACCTCGCGGTGTTCGTAGGCGAGACCGCTGACATGCAAGGCCATCCGGGCGCGCATCGCATAGGGGCAGCGGCGGAAGCTGTAGAGGATCGCTTCAGCCATCGTTGCTCGCATTCTCGCGCCGGCCGACATGCACTTCGCCACGCTCGGCAGCGAGGCGTTCCTGGCGCTGGCGCTCGGCATAGCGGGCGCGCTGCTCATCGCTGCGCTCGCCATAACAGCGCGGGCAACTGACCCCGTCCTCGAAGCGCTCGTCGGCGCGATCGGCTTCGTTCACCGGACGGCGGCAGGCGCGGCACAGCGTGTGATCGCCGGGCGCGAGGCCGTGACCGACGCTGACCCGCTCGTCGAAGACGAAGCATTCGCCCTGCCACAGGCTTTGCTCTGCCGGGATGGTTTCGAGATATTTGAGGATGCCGCCCTTGAGGTGGAACACCTCGTCCACGCCCTCGGCTTTGGCGAAGGCGGTCGACTTTTCGCAGCGGATGCCGCCGGTGCAGAACATTGCGATTTTCGGCGTGCGGCCCTCGGCTTCCAGTTCGGCGCGCTTGGTGCGGAACCACTCGGGAAATTCGCGGAAGCTGGTGGTCTGCGGGTCGACCGCGCCGGCGAATGTGCCGATCTGCACTTCGTAATCGTTGCGCGTGTCGATCACGATTGTGTCGGGATCGGCAATCAGCGCGTTCCAGTCATGCGGGTCGACATAGGTGCCGACGCCCTGC from Qipengyuania profundimaris encodes the following:
- a CDS encoding ATP phosphoribosyltransferase regulatory subunit; the encoded protein is MTNQDDLLPVGLEDALPARSRAIVQAMRAVLDSMDSHGYDRVRPPLVEFEKSLAGRMEGVATRRMVRFTDPDSLRTLALRSDMTVQVGRIAATSLAEAPRPLRLCYAGDIALLKADQLDPARQRLQMGAELVGSDSVAAASEIVNVAIDALEAAGVANISLDFTLPDLVDTLAEKALPLDAGRREAVRRELDTKDAGGLSAVGGEAYLPLLYATGPLPDAIEKLAVIDAGGVLASRIAGLRKIAASVGDRARLTLDPTERHGFEYQSWFGFTLYGEGARGALGRGGTYVIKGSDEEATGFSLYIDPLLDALGDQTPVPRKTLFLPLGHDRNVAARLRAIGWRTVAALTGGEDAAALGCTHRLDGTEAVAL
- a CDS encoding glutathione S-transferase, with the translated sequence MAEAILYSFRRCPYAMRARMALHVSGLAYEHREVVLREKPAAMLEVSPKGTVPVFVTDEGEVLEESLDIMRHSLSQNDPEGWLGRDDQALLAANDGPFKHHLDRYKYATRYEDVDPEQHRASAVEILAELDRRLAVSPYLCGDDRGFADIAIFPFVRQFANHDRERFEGDGMPNLQAWLEVLVSSGLFAAIMEKHPKWEFPAQRKALSSRMRRQARKST
- a CDS encoding rhodanese-related sulfurtransferase yields the protein MRKAPAPAIDAAAMSHPVRIAALYHFTRFDDPAAIRPDLLALCETQGVRGTLLLAREGINGTIAGSADGIDSLLDHIRRLPACTELEVKFSKADAMPFNRMKVRLKREIVTMGQPDLDPLQGVGTYVDPHDWNALIADPDTIVIDTRNDYEVQIGTFAGAVDPQTTSFREFPEWFRTKRAELEAEGRTPKIAMFCTGGIRCEKSTAFAKAEGVDEVFHLKGGILKYLETIPAEQSLWQGECFVFDERVSVGHGLAPGDHTLCRACRRPVNEADRADERFEDGVSCPRCYGERSDEQRARYAERQRQERLAAERGEVHVGRRENASNDG